From a region of the Corallococcus coralloides DSM 2259 genome:
- a CDS encoding DNA internalization-related competence protein ComEC/Rec2, whose protein sequence is MALGPLPGAHLAVLGALALMGAGLSSLEARVDIPPSLKEGGSAVLEGELERVERFDGAVRLRLAVARAGSRQEPPTAARFHVSLSGRGERLDLHPGQRLRVEARLVPDAPPSNPGERDFSSARRRQGVAFTGGFAPGRVLALSPAPSWRLALEDVRGRLTTAVHGVAPSADAAALFLTLAAGQRADLDDSWEDAFSRAGLAHVLSVSGLHVAALALMTLALLRRGLVRLGGRSRTLEARRWAAPAAVPFVWAYVVFTGNQAPAVRSAVMASAVLLGLSLWRRADGLNGLSLAALVLVVWTPSSVVDLSLRLSFLAVLGLVLLSPALREALPLDRPAPSEPRVLKRWAAQARETVAQTLCASGAATLVGLPVVAAAFGRVSLAGLVSNIVALPLCGLLTGLAAGGAALFVVAPVVATPVLWAGAWASELLLVLTRGFAAVPFAAVEVPGLGPWLGGAYAVGLGAWALGSGRWRWLGMLVPGAVLGALLLPVLAPEPALRITFLSVGQGDAVVLRSQGHHALVDAGGVPEGADTGERFVLPFLKAEGVSRLDLAVLSHPHPDHALGLVSTLAQVPTERLWLSAGSADGPLSRKIISAAKGATVEEVEVGHPAFVLGEATLEVLGPPVDRELLEGANDRSVVLRVRHGDVTVLLAGDVEADGEAALEESLGPVTVLKVPHHGSRTSSTAPLLERTRPRHAVFCVGRRNRYGFPHPEVEARYRALGTECWRTDRDGAITLESDGEDVRLVSFLPRVDSAPPPVAGSGGQAQLER, encoded by the coding sequence ATGGCGCTCGGCCCGTTGCCTGGAGCACACCTGGCGGTGCTCGGCGCGCTGGCCCTGATGGGCGCGGGGCTCTCCTCCCTGGAGGCGCGGGTCGACATCCCTCCTTCCCTCAAGGAGGGTGGCAGCGCGGTCCTCGAAGGTGAGTTGGAGCGCGTGGAGCGCTTCGATGGCGCCGTGAGACTGCGGCTCGCGGTGGCCCGCGCGGGGTCGCGGCAAGAGCCTCCCACCGCCGCCCGCTTCCACGTCAGCCTTTCTGGACGGGGTGAACGTCTGGATTTGCACCCCGGGCAGCGCTTGCGGGTGGAAGCGCGGCTCGTGCCGGATGCGCCTCCTTCGAATCCGGGCGAGCGGGACTTCTCGTCGGCGCGGCGGCGGCAGGGCGTGGCCTTCACGGGCGGCTTCGCCCCGGGGCGCGTGCTGGCGCTCTCCCCTGCCCCCTCGTGGCGGCTCGCGCTGGAGGATGTGCGCGGGCGGCTGACGACGGCGGTCCATGGGGTCGCGCCCTCGGCGGACGCGGCGGCACTGTTCCTCACGCTGGCCGCCGGGCAGCGTGCGGACCTGGATGACTCCTGGGAGGACGCGTTCTCGCGGGCGGGGCTCGCGCATGTGCTCAGCGTCAGCGGGCTGCACGTGGCGGCGCTCGCGCTGATGACGCTCGCGCTGCTCAGGCGGGGGCTGGTGCGGTTGGGTGGCCGCTCGCGGACGCTGGAGGCACGGCGGTGGGCGGCTCCGGCGGCGGTGCCCTTCGTCTGGGCCTATGTGGTCTTCACGGGGAATCAGGCGCCCGCGGTGCGCTCGGCGGTGATGGCCTCGGCGGTGCTGCTGGGGCTGTCGCTGTGGCGGCGCGCGGATGGGCTGAATGGCCTGTCGCTGGCGGCGCTGGTGCTCGTGGTCTGGACGCCTTCCAGCGTCGTGGACCTGTCGCTCCGGCTGTCATTCCTCGCGGTGCTGGGGCTGGTGCTGCTGTCGCCCGCGCTGCGCGAGGCCCTGCCCCTGGACCGGCCGGCCCCATCCGAGCCCCGAGTGCTGAAGCGGTGGGCCGCCCAGGCGCGTGAGACCGTGGCGCAGACGTTGTGCGCGAGCGGCGCGGCGACGCTCGTGGGGTTGCCCGTGGTGGCGGCGGCGTTCGGCCGGGTGAGCCTGGCGGGGCTCGTGTCCAACATCGTCGCCCTGCCCCTGTGCGGCCTGCTCACCGGGCTCGCGGCGGGCGGCGCGGCCCTCTTCGTCGTGGCGCCGGTCGTGGCGACGCCGGTGCTGTGGGCGGGCGCCTGGGCGTCGGAGCTCCTCCTCGTGCTGACGCGGGGCTTCGCGGCCGTGCCCTTCGCGGCGGTGGAGGTGCCGGGCCTGGGGCCGTGGCTCGGCGGGGCGTACGCGGTGGGGCTGGGCGCCTGGGCACTGGGGTCGGGGCGCTGGCGATGGCTGGGCATGCTCGTGCCTGGGGCCGTGCTGGGCGCACTGCTGCTGCCCGTGCTCGCTCCGGAGCCCGCGCTGCGGATCACCTTCCTCTCCGTGGGCCAGGGGGACGCGGTGGTCCTGCGCTCCCAGGGCCACCACGCGTTGGTGGACGCGGGCGGCGTTCCAGAGGGCGCGGATACCGGAGAGCGGTTCGTCCTGCCCTTCCTCAAGGCCGAGGGCGTGTCGCGGTTGGATCTCGCGGTGCTCTCCCATCCGCATCCGGACCATGCGCTCGGGCTCGTGTCGACGCTGGCCCAGGTGCCCACCGAACGCTTGTGGCTGTCCGCGGGGAGCGCGGATGGGCCGCTGTCCCGGAAAATCATCTCCGCGGCGAAGGGAGCCACGGTGGAGGAGGTGGAGGTGGGCCATCCCGCGTTCGTCCTGGGCGAGGCGACGCTGGAGGTGCTGGGGCCGCCCGTGGACCGGGAGCTGCTGGAGGGCGCGAACGACCGGAGCGTGGTGCTGCGCGTGCGCCACGGCGACGTCACCGTGCTGCTGGCGGGCGACGTGGAGGCGGACGGCGAGGCCGCGCTCGAGGAGTCCCTGGGCCCGGTGACGGTGTTGAAGGTGCCGCACCATGGCTCGCGCACGTCGTCCACCGCACCGCTCCTGGAGCGCACCCGGCCACGTCACGCGGTGTTCTGCGTGGGCCGGCGCAACCGCTATGGGTTCCCCCATCCGGAGGTGGAGGCGCGCTACCGGGCCCTGGGCACCGAGTGCTGGCGCACCGACCGGGACGGGGCCATCACCCTGGAGAGCGACGGCGAGGACGTCCGGCTGGTGTCCTTCCTGCCGCGCGTGGATTCCGCGCCGCCCCCCGTTGCCGGGAGTGGGGGGCAGGCCCAGCTTGAGCGGTGA
- a CDS encoding carbohydrate-binding family 9-like protein: protein MRLRSLALVPLLSSVLFVGGACRDEQAGPAHRTPKLPAPTTLRTLDAAPEGLTFRSGATFAGGAIVYLGARVTPEQATPGQPVRISHYFQAVRPPPQGFHFFAHVVDPESGQMLANADHEFQDGAAPLETWPVGRVLEDVHTVAMPATPARLVLGFWNDDGRLTVDDPRMQLGGNRMRGPLLGGEPPALPEYAVTRVKKAPVVDGALDDEAWKGAKPVTLAGSFDGRPVRLRTQARLVYDDANLYVAFDVEDPDIWGTMRNRDDSIYEQEVVEVFLDANADGRTYNELQVSPHNVIFDAYFPARRQGMDRSWDSGMKTAVKVRGTLDDASDRDEGWTVEMAIPFNRLAEVPHIPPQPGERWRFNLYRLEHHDRRQVEGQAFSPLFIGDFHALPRFGWLVFQ, encoded by the coding sequence ATGCGCCTCCGCTCCCTTGCCCTCGTCCCGTTGCTGTCCTCCGTCCTGTTCGTGGGTGGCGCCTGCCGCGATGAACAGGCGGGCCCCGCCCACCGCACGCCCAAGCTGCCCGCGCCCACGACGTTGCGGACGCTCGACGCGGCCCCGGAGGGGCTCACCTTCCGCAGTGGCGCCACCTTCGCCGGAGGCGCCATCGTCTACCTGGGCGCGCGCGTGACGCCGGAGCAGGCCACGCCGGGGCAGCCGGTGCGGATTTCACACTACTTCCAGGCCGTGCGCCCGCCGCCCCAGGGCTTCCACTTCTTCGCGCACGTGGTGGATCCGGAGAGTGGCCAGATGCTGGCCAACGCGGATCACGAGTTCCAGGACGGCGCCGCGCCGCTGGAGACCTGGCCCGTGGGCCGGGTGCTGGAGGACGTGCACACCGTCGCCATGCCCGCCACGCCCGCACGGCTCGTGCTGGGCTTCTGGAATGACGACGGGCGGCTCACGGTGGATGATCCGCGCATGCAGCTGGGGGGCAACCGCATGCGCGGTCCGCTCCTGGGCGGTGAGCCTCCCGCGCTGCCGGAGTACGCCGTCACGCGCGTGAAGAAGGCGCCAGTGGTCGACGGCGCGCTGGACGACGAGGCCTGGAAGGGCGCGAAGCCGGTGACGCTCGCGGGCAGCTTCGATGGCCGGCCCGTGCGGCTGCGCACCCAGGCGCGCCTCGTCTACGACGACGCGAACCTGTACGTGGCCTTCGACGTGGAGGACCCGGACATCTGGGGCACGATGCGCAACCGCGACGACTCCATCTACGAGCAGGAGGTCGTGGAGGTGTTCCTCGACGCCAACGCGGACGGGCGCACGTACAACGAGCTGCAGGTGTCTCCCCACAACGTCATCTTCGACGCGTACTTCCCCGCGCGGCGCCAGGGCATGGACCGCTCCTGGGACTCAGGCATGAAGACGGCGGTGAAGGTGCGCGGCACGCTGGATGACGCGTCCGACCGCGACGAGGGCTGGACGGTGGAGATGGCCATCCCGTTCAACCGGCTCGCGGAGGTGCCGCACATTCCGCCCCAGCCGGGTGAGCGCTGGCGCTTCAACCTCTACCGGTTGGAGCACCATGACCGCCGGCAGGTGGAAGGCCAGGCCTTCTCGCCCCTCTTCATCGGCGACTTCCACGCGCTGCCGCGCTTCGGGTGGCTCGTCTTCCAGTAG
- a CDS encoding outer membrane beta-barrel protein translates to MSKGLLAGAAVVTVLAAGSAQAASTELRRSADMRGLTFLVGGGVEGYTSGLRDQIDPGLAYGVTVAIKPTNVLGLELGYTGAISNFNDSRVLATDTSGPDIVRNGAQAAVTLGLTATPLQPYVMGGLGLSRYNVRSAALGFQDDTVGNVPVGAGLRLHIGSFTADARVNYNFLFDQEFALTVPPSDVDLGGDETFSSGGRYVGTINLGATF, encoded by the coding sequence ATGAGCAAGGGATTGTTGGCTGGCGCGGCGGTGGTGACGGTGTTGGCGGCGGGCTCCGCACAGGCGGCCTCGACGGAGCTGCGCAGGTCGGCGGACATGCGCGGCCTGACGTTCCTCGTGGGCGGCGGTGTGGAGGGCTACACCAGCGGCCTGCGCGACCAGATTGATCCAGGCCTGGCCTACGGCGTGACGGTGGCCATCAAGCCGACGAACGTGCTGGGCCTGGAGCTGGGTTACACCGGCGCCATCAGCAACTTCAACGACAGCCGCGTGCTGGCGACGGACACCAGCGGACCGGACATCGTGCGCAACGGCGCGCAGGCGGCGGTGACGCTGGGCCTGACGGCCACGCCGCTCCAGCCGTACGTCATGGGCGGCCTGGGCCTGAGCCGCTACAACGTGCGCTCCGCCGCCCTGGGCTTCCAGGACGACACGGTGGGCAACGTGCCGGTGGGCGCGGGCCTGCGCCTGCACATCGGCAGCTTCACCGCGGACGCGCGCGTGAACTACAACTTCCTGTTCGACCAGGAGTTCGCGCTCACCGTGCCGCCGTCCGACGTGGACCTGGGCGGCGACGAGACGTTCAGCAGCGGCGGCCGCTACGTGGGCACCATCAACCTGGGCGCCACGTTCTAA
- a CDS encoding FHA domain-containing protein — MRFEFEHLGTPTPFELTEGHHLLGGGPDDHVHLEGLPPGLLTLRIDSGRLMVEAVRSFTVNAVRVLPGVSRLVVPGEVLGLPDGMCLRVLAEPSAPGRGVGTVAVLKGLLTDADLPPSRAATLTCLTGLDVGRCHALAEACTDIGRGDGAALRLRDRAVSRMHARIRREDPGFLLEDLGTPNGVFLNGVRLEAPAPLMDGDVVELGRSLLRFQAAFDEASGEARPVPRPMATVEEPAEAATPRPPEGGPRRLEGWIIAGAVALALGALLVTSLVAATG, encoded by the coding sequence ATGCGCTTCGAATTCGAGCACCTGGGCACCCCCACCCCGTTCGAGCTGACCGAGGGCCACCACCTCCTGGGTGGCGGCCCCGACGACCATGTCCACCTGGAGGGCCTTCCTCCAGGCCTGTTGACCCTGCGCATCGACTCCGGGCGCCTCATGGTGGAGGCGGTGCGCAGCTTCACCGTGAACGCGGTGCGCGTGCTGCCCGGCGTGTCCCGCCTGGTGGTGCCCGGCGAGGTGCTGGGCCTTCCGGACGGCATGTGCCTGCGCGTGCTCGCCGAGCCGAGCGCCCCCGGACGAGGCGTGGGCACCGTCGCGGTGCTCAAGGGCCTGCTCACGGATGCGGACCTCCCGCCGTCCCGCGCCGCCACCCTCACCTGCCTCACCGGACTGGATGTGGGCCGCTGTCACGCGCTCGCAGAAGCGTGCACGGACATCGGCCGGGGCGACGGTGCGGCACTGCGGCTGCGCGACCGGGCCGTGTCGCGGATGCACGCGCGGATCCGCCGCGAGGACCCGGGCTTCTTGCTGGAGGATCTGGGGACGCCCAACGGCGTGTTCCTCAACGGCGTGCGGCTGGAGGCCCCCGCGCCCCTGATGGACGGAGACGTCGTGGAGCTGGGGCGCTCGCTGCTCCGCTTCCAGGCGGCGTTCGATGAGGCTTCAGGGGAGGCGCGGCCCGTGCCCCGGCCCATGGCCACCGTGGAGGAGCCCGCGGAGGCAGCAACGCCGCGGCCTCCCGAAGGAGGGCCACGGCGCCTGGAGGGATGGATCATCGCCGGGGCCGTCGCGCTGGCCCTGGGTGCGCTGCTCGTCACCTCCCTGGTGGCGGCGACCGGCTGA
- a CDS encoding tetratricopeptide repeat protein — protein MVRTRRFQLGVSAVVWLGTLAVPAWAQGTSAQPPAPEAKSAAQAARAPGPATDTPPGPGESQPQRTSQAVLAATRIRDGDALMRERRYREAAFAFLDAEHAAPDHVEARFKLGNALAVLGYYARAIEEWEAASRLTQDAAIRQSAQDNITRARVKQGELGASPQAVGQLPGSGPVADTTRAQARRAYEQGVQHISQRAYGPALQTLTQALQQEPLLTVAYIARGSANIGLRRYAEAAADYQFALKLEPGAASPLYGLAEAYRALGRNLEARDLYARYARSTAADVRPELKEESRQKAERLR, from the coding sequence ATGGTTCGCACGCGCAGGTTCCAGCTCGGGGTCTCGGCGGTGGTGTGGCTTGGCACGTTGGCGGTGCCGGCCTGGGCCCAGGGAACGAGCGCCCAGCCCCCGGCCCCCGAGGCGAAGTCCGCCGCCCAGGCCGCGCGCGCACCGGGCCCGGCCACCGACACGCCTCCCGGTCCGGGAGAGTCCCAGCCCCAGCGCACGTCGCAGGCCGTGCTGGCGGCCACGCGGATCCGCGACGGAGACGCGCTGATGCGCGAGCGCCGCTACCGCGAGGCCGCCTTCGCCTTCCTCGACGCGGAGCACGCGGCCCCGGATCACGTGGAGGCGCGCTTCAAGCTGGGCAACGCGCTGGCGGTGCTCGGCTACTACGCGCGAGCCATCGAGGAGTGGGAGGCCGCATCACGCCTCACCCAGGACGCCGCCATCCGTCAGAGCGCGCAGGACAACATCACCCGGGCGCGCGTGAAGCAGGGCGAGCTCGGAGCATCGCCGCAGGCCGTGGGGCAGCTGCCCGGCTCGGGCCCGGTGGCGGACACGACGCGGGCCCAGGCGCGCCGCGCCTACGAGCAGGGCGTCCAGCACATCAGCCAGCGCGCCTACGGGCCCGCGCTCCAGACGCTGACGCAGGCCCTGCAGCAGGAGCCGCTCCTGACCGTGGCGTACATCGCGCGGGGCAGCGCCAACATCGGGCTGCGGCGCTACGCGGAGGCCGCGGCGGACTACCAGTTCGCGCTGAAGCTGGAGCCGGGCGCGGCCTCGCCGCTGTACGGACTCGCGGAGGCGTACCGCGCGCTGGGCCGCAACCTGGAGGCCCGCGACCTCTACGCGCGCTACGCGCGCTCCACCGCCGCCGACGTGCGGCCCGAGCTGAAAGAGGAGTCCCGCCAGAAGGCCGAGCGCCTGCGCTGA
- a CDS encoding adenylosuccinate synthase has translation MPNVVVIGAQWGDEGKGKVVDLLTEHAQVVVRFQGGNNAGHTLVVGGQKTVLHLIPSGILHPGKTCVIGNGVVVDPAVLVREIDALKPRGFLKDDAQLLISDNAHVIFPWHKLLDSFREKARGGSAIGTTGRGIGPAYEDKVARRGIRVRDLLHPERLRRRIDERLPGALEELKDLCAQAGVDVPTLETPQILAEFSALGDRLRPYVHDVSLFLSEQVRRGARILFEGAQGTLLDVDHGTYPFVTSSNCVAGNAAVGSGLGPTTIDKVMGISKAYTTRVGGGPFPTELSDELGDRLRKVGDEFGATTGRPRRCGWLDGVVLRYAVRVNGLWGLALTKLDVLSGIKTLSICNAYELDGQRVTELPGDYEDLERVKPIYETLPGWDEKIAGVRTFDELPEAAKRYVRRVEEVSGVPVVCVSVGADRGETVLLQNPFRS, from the coding sequence ATGCCGAATGTCGTCGTCATCGGAGCGCAGTGGGGAGATGAGGGGAAGGGCAAGGTCGTCGACCTTCTCACCGAGCACGCCCAGGTGGTCGTCCGTTTCCAGGGCGGCAACAACGCGGGCCACACGCTGGTGGTGGGCGGGCAGAAGACCGTCCTGCACCTGATTCCGTCCGGCATCCTTCATCCGGGCAAGACGTGTGTCATTGGCAACGGGGTGGTGGTGGATCCCGCCGTCCTCGTCCGGGAGATCGACGCGCTCAAGCCGCGCGGCTTCCTCAAGGATGACGCGCAGCTGCTCATCTCCGACAACGCCCACGTCATCTTCCCGTGGCACAAGCTGCTGGACAGCTTCCGTGAGAAGGCCCGCGGCGGCAGCGCCATTGGCACCACGGGGCGGGGCATCGGTCCGGCGTACGAGGACAAGGTGGCCCGCCGGGGCATCCGCGTGCGCGACCTGCTCCACCCGGAGCGCCTGCGCCGCCGCATCGACGAGCGCCTCCCCGGCGCGCTGGAGGAGCTGAAGGACCTCTGCGCCCAGGCGGGCGTGGACGTGCCGACCCTGGAGACGCCGCAGATCCTGGCGGAGTTCTCCGCCCTGGGTGACCGGCTGCGCCCCTACGTGCACGACGTGTCCCTCTTCCTCTCCGAGCAGGTCCGCCGCGGCGCCCGCATCCTCTTCGAGGGCGCGCAGGGCACGCTCCTGGACGTGGACCACGGCACCTATCCGTTCGTCACCAGCTCCAACTGCGTGGCGGGCAACGCCGCGGTGGGCTCGGGCCTGGGCCCCACGACCATCGACAAGGTGATGGGCATCAGCAAGGCGTACACCACGCGCGTCGGCGGAGGCCCGTTCCCCACGGAGCTCAGCGACGAGCTGGGAGACCGGCTGCGCAAGGTGGGCGATGAGTTCGGCGCCACCACGGGCCGCCCGCGCCGCTGCGGCTGGCTGGACGGCGTGGTGCTGCGCTACGCGGTGCGCGTCAACGGCCTGTGGGGCCTGGCGCTCACCAAGCTGGACGTGCTCAGCGGCATCAAGACGCTCAGCATCTGCAACGCGTACGAGCTGGACGGCCAGCGCGTCACCGAGCTGCCCGGTGACTACGAGGACCTGGAGCGCGTGAAGCCCATCTACGAGACGCTGCCCGGCTGGGACGAGAAGATCGCCGGCGTGCGCACCTTCGACGAGCTGCCGGAAGCCGCCAAGCGCTACGTGCGCCGCGTGGAAGAGGTCAGCGGCGTGCCCGTGGTGTGCGTCTCCGTGGGCGCCGACCGCGGCGAGACGGTGCTCCTGCAGAACCCCTTCCGCAGCTAG
- a CDS encoding UvrD-helicase domain-containing protein yields MSDTAPHMLALEKNLALMAGAGAGKTYSLVTMTLHLFAGARQAEPLRPSRLCMLTFTDKAAAEMRKRVRERLDALAQGDVPLDAEKDLRASLARLERPFPTQDAWRKVREELGAATVGTFHSLCGQLLRRAPPAVGIDPAFEVLDELEAAGLLEDVTERVVLDALEGGDARVRELCAELGFSGSGFSDGLVAALMDVYGTLREEGLNAATARVGDGVADKAQLEALIEDCRRLCLDARAQDTKGEWSNLLSACEPALKGMTPDTFMQPGYFPTLRNVLLSEPRNLANLRKGAGACLKELLWKVKGKSDGSVRRLEDAYAAWRTAPFEATFRDLLTQVEDRHDAELTRRNVFDFTSLLVKARDLLRDHPEFRQQVQERLGALLVDEFQDTNRLQLELVLLLSEKREGGPRELAPDADLVASLPLEPAFLCAVGDRKQSIYEFRGADVSVFKVLADKIEAEGGMRGFLQNNYRSLPGVLSFFNRAFAGLLVAKEETPRPFEVVYEPETDDLSPTRPDLAEGPVVERLTLPEADTAPELREYEADAVARRLRVMLAPGAPPTVMAEDKKGLRPARGGDVAILFRTFTHLEEYRQALIRHGVPHRVLRGRGFYGAQEVRDLASLLALLADADDALAFAAVLRSPLVGLSDASLFRLAGDLPLSLGSPRLVDEEVRAAMSAREQSRLSRFLELIPVLRRERDRLGVHALLQAALDATGYREALAGSPYAEQASANVEKLLSLAARRDERGTGGCVAFARELRQLADSDPNEAQADLLDEGDPRAVQLLTIHRAKGLEWPVVIVPGMGGRRRSTSARAYFERSFGLALRPWMPDSLDTFTSERFEAVRAELKAREDAEYLRLLYVALTRAKDLLVLSGGEEKRAGTDTWWHRVDRRLDVDPDLRALANDVDVEQLPPPADPEPPTEEQLEQARIRLESALERMSDEASGAGAAVFTDAPVVASVRAVQDFLTCPRRYHQLHRLGLAIGSEPWEAPVRAAPLFVEPDGWLPVERPDQLVTRLLREVDLSLAGPDAEASERRAHLENLLRSAGRDPDEDELGDVLATVERFLDTTFARQLAVAPASTIHRGLDFVLDLDDAASVEGAVDLLWESPDGEAVAVLLRPGARHPRGPAACVHELTALALASARMVRDGVPVRVGVAFLGDASPEPEFLPAGSADAGAVRRLAEGVRALVQAEMSRAWPGWDKAACQALHCGFAEHCHPAPPAC; encoded by the coding sequence ATGAGCGACACCGCGCCCCACATGCTCGCGCTGGAGAAGAACCTGGCCCTGATGGCGGGCGCCGGCGCGGGCAAGACGTACAGCCTGGTGACGATGACGCTGCACCTGTTCGCGGGAGCGCGGCAGGCGGAGCCGCTGCGCCCGTCACGGCTGTGCATGCTCACGTTCACGGACAAGGCCGCCGCTGAAATGCGCAAGCGCGTCCGCGAGCGCCTGGACGCGCTGGCCCAAGGAGACGTCCCGCTCGACGCGGAGAAGGACCTGCGCGCCTCGCTCGCGAGGCTGGAGCGTCCGTTCCCCACGCAGGACGCGTGGCGCAAGGTGCGCGAGGAGCTGGGCGCCGCGACGGTGGGCACGTTCCACTCGCTCTGCGGTCAGCTCCTGCGCCGCGCGCCGCCCGCGGTGGGCATCGACCCCGCGTTCGAGGTGCTGGACGAGCTGGAGGCCGCGGGCCTGCTGGAGGACGTCACCGAACGCGTCGTCCTGGACGCGCTGGAGGGCGGCGACGCGCGCGTGCGCGAGCTGTGCGCGGAGCTGGGCTTCTCCGGCTCCGGCTTCTCCGACGGGCTCGTGGCCGCGCTGATGGACGTCTACGGCACGCTGCGCGAGGAGGGCCTCAATGCCGCCACGGCGCGCGTGGGCGACGGCGTGGCGGACAAGGCGCAGCTCGAGGCCCTCATCGAGGATTGCCGCCGCCTGTGCCTGGACGCCCGCGCCCAGGACACCAAGGGCGAGTGGAGCAACCTCCTGTCCGCGTGCGAGCCCGCGTTGAAGGGCATGACGCCGGACACGTTCATGCAGCCGGGCTACTTCCCGACGCTGCGCAACGTGCTGCTGTCGGAGCCGCGCAACCTGGCCAACCTGCGCAAGGGCGCGGGCGCGTGCCTGAAGGAGCTGCTCTGGAAGGTGAAGGGCAAGAGCGACGGCTCCGTGCGGAGGCTGGAGGATGCCTACGCCGCGTGGCGCACGGCGCCTTTCGAAGCGACCTTCCGCGACCTGTTGACCCAGGTGGAGGATCGGCACGACGCGGAGCTGACCCGGCGCAACGTGTTCGACTTCACCTCGTTGCTGGTGAAGGCGCGCGACCTCTTGCGCGACCATCCGGAGTTCCGGCAGCAGGTGCAGGAGCGGCTGGGCGCGCTGCTGGTGGACGAGTTCCAGGACACCAACCGTCTGCAATTGGAGCTGGTGCTGCTCCTGTCGGAGAAGCGCGAAGGCGGCCCGCGCGAGCTGGCGCCGGACGCGGACCTCGTGGCCTCGCTGCCCCTGGAGCCCGCGTTCCTGTGCGCGGTGGGGGACCGCAAGCAGTCCATCTACGAGTTCCGTGGCGCGGACGTGTCCGTGTTCAAGGTCCTGGCGGACAAGATCGAAGCCGAGGGCGGCATGCGCGGCTTCCTCCAGAACAACTACCGCTCGCTGCCCGGGGTGCTGTCCTTCTTCAACCGCGCGTTCGCCGGGCTGCTCGTGGCGAAGGAGGAGACGCCCCGTCCCTTCGAGGTCGTCTACGAACCCGAGACGGACGACCTGTCGCCCACGCGCCCGGACCTGGCCGAAGGGCCCGTGGTGGAGCGGCTCACCCTGCCGGAGGCCGACACCGCCCCAGAGCTGCGCGAGTACGAAGCGGACGCGGTGGCCCGCAGGCTGCGGGTGATGCTCGCCCCGGGTGCGCCGCCAACGGTGATGGCGGAGGACAAGAAGGGCCTGCGTCCCGCGCGCGGCGGCGACGTGGCCATCCTCTTCCGGACCTTCACGCACCTGGAGGAGTACCGGCAGGCGTTGATCCGCCACGGCGTGCCGCACCGGGTGCTGCGAGGCCGCGGGTTCTACGGGGCCCAGGAGGTGCGCGACCTCGCCTCGTTGCTGGCGCTGCTCGCGGACGCGGACGACGCGCTGGCGTTCGCCGCGGTGCTGCGCTCGCCGCTGGTGGGCCTGTCGGACGCGTCGCTGTTCCGGCTCGCGGGAGACCTGCCGCTGTCGCTCGGCTCACCCCGGCTGGTGGATGAAGAGGTCCGCGCCGCCATGTCCGCGCGCGAGCAGTCGCGGCTTTCGCGCTTCCTGGAGCTCATCCCCGTGCTGCGGCGCGAGCGGGATCGGCTGGGCGTGCATGCCCTCTTGCAGGCCGCGCTGGACGCGACGGGCTACCGTGAAGCGCTCGCGGGTTCTCCCTACGCGGAGCAGGCGAGCGCGAACGTGGAGAAGCTCCTGTCGCTGGCGGCGCGCAGGGACGAGCGCGGCACGGGAGGCTGCGTGGCCTTCGCGCGCGAGCTGCGCCAGCTGGCGGACTCCGACCCCAACGAGGCCCAGGCGGACCTGCTGGACGAGGGCGACCCGCGCGCCGTGCAGCTGCTCACCATCCACCGCGCCAAGGGCCTGGAGTGGCCGGTGGTCATCGTGCCCGGCATGGGCGGACGGCGCCGCTCCACGTCGGCCCGGGCGTACTTCGAGCGCTCCTTCGGCCTGGCCCTGCGGCCGTGGATGCCGGACTCGCTGGACACCTTCACCTCCGAACGCTTCGAAGCCGTGCGCGCCGAGCTGAAGGCCCGCGAGGACGCCGAATACCTGCGCCTGCTCTACGTGGCCCTCACGCGCGCCAAGGACCTGCTCGTGCTGTCCGGCGGCGAGGAGAAGCGCGCGGGCACCGACACGTGGTGGCACCGCGTGGACCGCCGGCTGGACGTGGATCCGGACCTGCGCGCGCTCGCCAACGACGTGGACGTGGAGCAGCTGCCACCGCCCGCGGATCCGGAGCCGCCCACGGAGGAGCAGCTCGAACAGGCGCGGATCCGCCTGGAGTCCGCGCTGGAGCGGATGTCCGACGAAGCCTCCGGTGCCGGTGCCGCCGTGTTCACCGACGCCCCGGTGGTCGCCAGCGTGCGCGCGGTCCAGGACTTCCTCACCTGCCCGCGCCGCTACCACCAGCTCCACCGGCTGGGGCTCGCCATCGGCTCCGAGCCGTGGGAGGCCCCCGTGCGCGCCGCGCCCCTCTTCGTGGAGCCTGACGGCTGGCTGCCCGTGGAGCGTCCGGACCAGCTCGTCACGCGGCTGTTACGTGAAGTGGACCTGTCGCTCGCGGGACCGGACGCGGAGGCCTCCGAGCGGCGCGCGCACCTGGAGAACCTGCTGCGGAGCGCGGGCCGGGATCCGGACGAGGATGAGCTGGGCGACGTGCTCGCCACCGTGGAGCGCTTCTTGGACACGACGTTCGCCCGCCAGCTCGCGGTGGCGCCCGCGTCCACCATCCACCGGGGCCTGGACTTCGTGCTGGACCTGGACGACGCCGCCAGCGTGGAGGGCGCCGTGGATCTGCTCTGGGAGTCGCCGGACGGTGAGGCCGTGGCGGTGCTCCTGCGCCCGGGCGCTCGCCACCCCCGGGGCCCGGCCGCGTGCGTCCATGAGCTGACGGCCCTGGCCCTGGCGTCCGCGCGGATGGTGCGCGACGGGGTGCCGGTGCGGGTAGGCGTGGCCTTCCTGGGAGACGCCTCCCCGGAGCCGGAGTTCCTCCCGGCCGGATCCGCCGACGCCGGGGCGGTGCGCCGGCTGGCCGAGGGCGTCCGAGCGCTTGTCCAGGCCGAAATGTCGCGGGCATGGCCGGGGTGGGACAAAGCGGCCTGCCAGGCCCTTCACTGCGGCTTCGCGGAACACTGTCACCCGGCCCCTCCCGCGTGCTAA